In the genome of Muntiacus reevesi chromosome 5, mMunRee1.1, whole genome shotgun sequence, one region contains:
- the LOC136169505 gene encoding serum amyloid A-3 protein-like, producing MNLSTGIIFCFLILGVSSQRWGTFLKEAGQGAKDMWRAYRDMKEANYKGADKYFHARGNYDAAQRGPGGAWAAKVISDAREGIQGITDPVFKGMTRDQVREDTKADQFANEWGRSGKDPNHFRPPGLPDKY from the exons ATGAACCTTTCCACGGGCATCATTTTCTGCTTCCTGATCCTGGGTGTCAGCAGCCAGAGATGGGGGACATTCCTCAAGGAAGCTGGTCAAG gGGCTAAAGACATGTGGAGAGCCTACAGAGACATGAAAGAAGCCAACTACAAAGGTGCAGACAAGTATTTCCACGCCCGCGGAAACTATGATGCTGCCCAAAGGGGACCAGGGGGTGCCTGGGCCGCTAAAGTGATCAG TGATGCCAGAGAAGGTATTCAGGGAATCACAGACCCTGTGTTTAAGGGCATGACCAGGGACCAGGTACGGGAGGACACGAAGGCCGACCAGTTTGCCAACGAGTGGGGCCGGAGCGGCAAAGACCCCAACCACTTCAGACCCCCTGGCCTGCCTGACAAGTACTGA